A stretch of the Asticcacaulis sp. ZE23SCel15 genome encodes the following:
- a CDS encoding alpha/beta fold hydrolase yields the protein MTKLRLKSFKVHLATALIGAVLVTTPVMAFDASAAKQASVTLKDFRFKSGETLAELKMNYRTLGTPHYDAKGQVDNAVMILHGTGGSGAQFLVPQFADELYGPGQPLDISRYFIILPDNIGHGASSKPSDGLRMAFPKYDYDDMVEAQRQMLKSALKIDHLRLIFGTSMGCMHIFVWAEAHPDFAEALMPMACQPVEIAGRNRMWRVAAMDAIRADPAWQGGNYTTQPIQGLRTAAALSVMAGSAPEYLQAQFPMRAQAEVNIRERIEKDIASRDANDFIYQFDASRTYNPWPGLEKITAPTVWINSGDDFINPPELGIPEKALPRLSSVTYRLIPSSPDTRGHGTHTWAKFWKDDLTALLQKTQK from the coding sequence ATGACCAAACTGAGGTTGAAATCCTTCAAAGTACATCTGGCTACCGCTCTGATCGGGGCCGTTTTGGTCACCACACCCGTCATGGCCTTTGATGCCAGTGCCGCCAAGCAGGCCAGCGTGACCCTGAAAGATTTCCGCTTCAAGTCCGGTGAAACCTTAGCCGAACTTAAAATGAATTACCGCACCCTAGGTACGCCGCACTATGATGCCAAAGGTCAGGTCGATAATGCGGTTATGATCCTGCACGGCACCGGCGGCTCAGGCGCGCAGTTTCTGGTGCCGCAGTTTGCTGATGAGTTATATGGCCCCGGTCAGCCGCTCGATATCAGCCGCTATTTCATCATCCTACCCGACAATATCGGTCATGGCGCGTCGTCTAAACCCAGCGACGGGTTGCGCATGGCGTTCCCGAAATATGACTATGACGACATGGTCGAAGCCCAGCGCCAGATGCTGAAAAGCGCGCTTAAGATCGACCATCTGCGGCTGATCTTTGGCACGTCCATGGGCTGCATGCATATTTTTGTGTGGGCCGAGGCGCACCCTGATTTTGCCGAAGCGCTCATGCCCATGGCGTGTCAGCCCGTTGAGATCGCTGGCCGCAACCGCATGTGGCGCGTCGCCGCCATGGATGCCATCCGCGCTGATCCCGCCTGGCAGGGTGGCAACTATACAACCCAGCCAATTCAGGGCCTGCGCACCGCAGCGGCCCTATCGGTCATGGCGGGCAGCGCGCCTGAATATCTTCAGGCCCAGTTCCCGATGCGCGCGCAGGCTGAGGTCAATATCCGTGAACGGATTGAAAAGGATATTGCGTCGCGCGATGCCAATGATTTCATCTATCAGTTCGACGCGTCACGCACCTATAATCCGTGGCCGGGGCTGGAAAAAATCACAGCCCCAACCGTGTGGATCAATTCCGGCGATGACTTCATCAATCCGCCGGAGTTGGGCATACCGGAAAAAGCCCTGCCGCGCCTGAGCAGCGTTACCTACCGCCTGATACCGTCGTCACCGGACACACGCGGCCACGGCACCCATACCTGGGCGAAGTTCTGGAAAGATGACCTGACCGCCCTGCTGCAAAAGACGCAGAAATAA
- a CDS encoding DUF885 family protein, translating to MARSAVSLFLGLVCAVSPLVLSQPALAQIASPPTAQAGQTADQRLKALYEAEWTWRQAEYGRSGPGRGASSDKLPSVTPQTYARRLAYWDKVLAELNTMPVAQLSHDEKINYDVFLASVSAEANQIRFKTYEAPFNSDSFFWTGMNPRTPYRTAEDYRKYLSRMKDIPRYFDENNVNMKAGLKRGWTVPYVSTIGREKTMEAYTKADTTNPFYEAFAQMPDTVPAAEAAALKAEAQTVIRDTVAPAYVKLHTFFTKEYQPKARRDIAAYSLPDGKAFYKARMQEFITLDLTPDEVHQIGLKEVARIRADMEQTMKDSGFTGTFPEFLVFMRTDPQFYAKTPRELLSYSAYVSKKADGKLKDFFNVLPRYRHAILPVPDAVAPIYTSGRGGLDSCLMNTYDLPSRPLYNLAALTLHECTPGHSYQAAAALEAPPRPDFRRGTGFSGYGEGWGLYTEWLGTKMGIYETPYEEFGRQTFEMWRAVRLVIDTGMHTKGWTRQQAMDYLTENTALAPLDIKNEIDRYIAWPAQALAYKLGELKMREMRSLAEAELGTDFDQRTFHDTILNMGSVPLTTFEAEMKAYIAAEKVRVQTKATTTPVAN from the coding sequence ATGGCGCGATCAGCAGTTTCACTTTTTCTGGGTTTGGTGTGCGCGGTCTCTCCGCTAGTCCTATCTCAGCCCGCTTTGGCGCAGATAGCAAGCCCGCCAACGGCTCAAGCGGGGCAAACCGCCGATCAGCGCCTGAAAGCGCTCTATGAGGCCGAGTGGACCTGGCGTCAGGCGGAGTATGGCCGGTCCGGGCCGGGCAGGGGCGCAAGTTCGGATAAACTGCCCAGCGTCACGCCACAAACCTATGCCCGCCGTCTGGCCTATTGGGATAAGGTGCTGGCCGAACTGAACACTATGCCGGTGGCGCAGTTGTCGCATGATGAAAAGATCAATTACGATGTGTTTCTGGCGTCGGTATCCGCCGAAGCCAATCAGATCCGCTTCAAGACCTATGAGGCGCCGTTCAATTCCGACAGCTTTTTCTGGACCGGCATGAACCCGCGCACGCCGTACCGTACGGCGGAGGACTATCGCAAATACTTAAGCCGCATGAAGGACATCCCGCGCTATTTCGATGAGAACAACGTCAATATGAAGGCGGGCCTCAAGCGTGGCTGGACCGTGCCCTATGTTTCGACCATCGGCCGCGAAAAGACGATGGAAGCCTACACCAAGGCTGACACGACCAATCCGTTTTATGAAGCCTTTGCCCAAATGCCGGACACGGTGCCTGCTGCTGAGGCCGCCGCGTTGAAGGCTGAAGCCCAGACCGTCATTCGCGATACGGTCGCCCCCGCCTATGTCAAGCTGCATACCTTTTTCACCAAGGAATATCAGCCCAAGGCGCGGCGTGATATCGCGGCCTACAGCCTGCCGGACGGCAAGGCCTTTTACAAAGCGCGGATGCAGGAGTTCATTACCCTCGACCTGACGCCCGATGAGGTACACCAGATCGGCCTGAAAGAAGTCGCCCGTATCCGCGCCGACATGGAACAGACCATGAAGGATTCAGGCTTTACCGGCACCTTCCCGGAGTTTCTGGTGTTCATGCGTACCGATCCGCAATTCTATGCCAAAACCCCGCGTGAACTGTTGTCCTATTCGGCCTATGTGTCGAAAAAAGCCGATGGAAAACTAAAGGATTTCTTCAACGTCCTGCCGCGTTATCGCCATGCCATTTTGCCGGTGCCGGATGCGGTCGCCCCCATCTATACGTCGGGTCGTGGCGGTCTCGATAGCTGCCTGATGAACACCTACGACCTGCCGTCGCGACCGCTTTATAACCTTGCGGCCCTTACCCTGCATGAATGTACGCCGGGCCACAGCTATCAGGCGGCGGCTGCTTTGGAAGCCCCGCCACGGCCTGATTTTAGGCGCGGCACCGGCTTTTCCGGCTATGGCGAAGGCTGGGGGCTCTATACCGAATGGCTGGGCACCAAGATGGGCATTTACGAAACCCCCTATGAGGAGTTTGGCCGTCAGACCTTTGAGATGTGGCGCGCCGTGCGTCTGGTGATCGACACCGGTATGCACACCAAGGGCTGGACCCGTCAGCAGGCGATGGATTACCTGACCGAAAATACCGCTCTGGCCCCGCTTGATATCAAAAACGAGATCGATCGCTATATCGCCTGGCCCGCGCAGGCTCTGGCTTACAAGCTGGGCGAGCTTAAGATGCGTGAGATGCGTAGTTTAGCTGAGGCCGAGCTGGGCACCGATTTCGATCAGCGCACCTTCCACGACACGATCCTCAATATGGGCTCAGTGCCGCTGACGACCTTTGAGGCGGAAATGAAAGCCTATATCGCCGCTGAAAAAGTTCGTGTGCAAACTAAAGCCACGACAACACCTGTGGCCAACTGA
- a CDS encoding S9 family peptidase, producing the protein MKKYLGAVAVAALTLAFAAPVMAAAPTVSDYERSIGLREAWVGFAQNIAEPGHWIEGTHKYVYRRTVPGGFEFVMLDADTQTKAPAFDHNRLAAAYTKAMGKTYSGLKLPFTENFTSMQMTDAQTVSARISEVTWICTLSDYVCAPQVDKRQPRGFGVVRDLKVPADNTPKPSPDGQLLAFVQGYNIAVRPAAGGAVTVLSTDGSEGNFYDPELIVWSPDSGKLAAYRVTPGFRREVTRVISSPTDQVQPKVDVQLYPKPGDAIDIDRPVLFDVAAKRQINVPFELFANPMQMGDLKWLKNSSGVRFEFDQRGHQVYRLIEIDAASGKPRVVAEDTSKTFINSYSRSLALDVGGEGKEVIWMSERDGWNHLYLYDARTGKVKNQITKGEFVVRQVIKVDEKTRQIWFAANGMRTGEDPYFQHYYRIDFDGRNLTPITKTDAFHDVAFSSDMQFYVDTYSRVDQANIAKLHKVDGTELAQLETPDIARLLAAGFKPPEVFAAKGRDGKTDIWGVIVRPTNFDPTKKYPVIENIYAGPHSSFVPKTFWPFGPHSSGDKVVGMQGLADMGFIVVQIDGMGTLNRSKAFHDKAWKDIGDTGFPDRIAWHKAAAAKYAYYDISRVGIYGGSAGGQNSLSALVFQPDFYKVAVAYAGCFDNRMDKIGWNEAWMGWPIDDSYSRSSGVDNAKNMTGNILLVTGELDMNVDPASTLQVVNALIKARKDFDLLIVPNDGHGALRTTGDVSYGLRRQYDFFIRHLQGEVTPDWNALPQTAAKPAMGK; encoded by the coding sequence ATGAAAAAATACTTGGGCGCGGTGGCTGTGGCCGCCTTAACGCTGGCGTTTGCAGCCCCTGTCATGGCCGCAGCCCCGACGGTCAGCGATTACGAACGCTCGATCGGCCTACGCGAAGCCTGGGTCGGTTTTGCGCAAAATATCGCCGAACCCGGTCACTGGATTGAGGGGACGCACAAGTACGTCTACCGCCGTACCGTTCCGGGCGGATTTGAATTTGTCATGCTGGATGCCGATACCCAAACCAAGGCTCCGGCCTTTGATCATAACCGGCTGGCGGCAGCGTACACTAAGGCGATGGGTAAAACCTATAGCGGACTAAAACTGCCGTTCACTGAGAACTTCACCTCCATGCAGATGACCGATGCGCAGACGGTGAGCGCGCGGATCAGCGAAGTGACCTGGATATGCACGCTGTCGGATTATGTCTGCGCGCCGCAGGTCGATAAGCGTCAGCCGCGCGGCTTTGGGGTCGTCCGCGACCTGAAAGTGCCTGCTGATAATACCCCCAAGCCGTCGCCCGATGGTCAGTTGCTGGCCTTTGTTCAGGGCTATAATATCGCGGTGCGGCCTGCTGCGGGTGGTGCAGTTACCGTCCTGTCGACCGATGGCTCAGAGGGTAATTTCTATGATCCGGAATTGATCGTCTGGTCGCCGGATTCGGGTAAGCTTGCGGCGTATCGCGTCACCCCCGGTTTCCGCCGCGAAGTGACACGGGTGATCTCATCGCCGACTGATCAGGTTCAGCCCAAGGTCGATGTCCAGCTTTACCCCAAGCCCGGTGATGCCATCGATATCGACCGGCCGGTTCTGTTTGATGTGGCCGCCAAACGCCAGATCAATGTGCCGTTTGAGCTGTTTGCCAATCCCATGCAGATGGGCGACCTTAAGTGGCTGAAAAACAGCTCCGGCGTGCGTTTTGAGTTCGATCAGCGCGGTCATCAGGTTTACCGCCTGATTGAGATCGACGCCGCGTCGGGTAAGCCGCGCGTGGTCGCCGAAGACACCAGCAAAACCTTCATCAACAGCTATAGCCGCAGTTTGGCGCTGGATGTCGGCGGTGAGGGCAAAGAAGTCATCTGGATGTCAGAGCGCGATGGCTGGAACCATCTTTATCTTTATGACGCCAGGACGGGTAAGGTCAAAAACCAGATCACCAAGGGCGAATTTGTGGTGCGTCAGGTCATCAAGGTCGATGAGAAAACGCGCCAGATCTGGTTCGCCGCCAACGGGATGCGCACAGGTGAAGACCCGTATTTTCAGCACTATTACCGCATCGATTTTGATGGCCGTAATCTGACGCCGATCACCAAAACCGACGCCTTTCACGATGTCGCGTTTTCATCGGACATGCAGTTCTATGTCGATACCTATTCGCGTGTGGATCAGGCCAATATTGCCAAGCTGCATAAGGTTGACGGAACGGAACTGGCGCAGCTTGAAACGCCCGATATTGCCCGGTTGCTGGCGGCTGGTTTCAAGCCACCGGAAGTGTTCGCCGCCAAGGGCCGTGACGGAAAAACCGATATCTGGGGGGTGATCGTCCGCCCGACCAATTTCGACCCTACTAAAAAATATCCGGTTATTGAAAACATCTATGCTGGCCCTCATTCGTCGTTTGTGCCCAAGACCTTCTGGCCGTTCGGGCCGCACTCCAGCGGCGATAAGGTCGTGGGGATGCAGGGATTGGCCGACATGGGCTTTATCGTCGTGCAGATCGACGGCATGGGCACGCTTAATCGTTCCAAAGCTTTCCACGATAAGGCGTGGAAAGACATTGGCGACACCGGCTTTCCTGACCGGATCGCGTGGCACAAGGCGGCCGCGGCTAAATACGCCTATTACGACATCAGCCGTGTTGGCATCTATGGTGGCTCGGCTGGCGGTCAGAACTCTTTAAGCGCGCTGGTGTTCCAGCCCGATTTCTATAAGGTCGCAGTTGCCTATGCCGGGTGCTTTGATAACCGCATGGACAAGATCGGCTGGAACGAAGCGTGGATGGGCTGGCCGATCGACGACAGCTATTCGCGCTCATCCGGCGTTGATAATGCCAAGAACATGACCGGCAATATCCTGCTGGTCACGGGCGAACTGGATATGAATGTCGATCCGGCCTCAACCCTGCAGGTCGTCAATGCCCTTATCAAGGCGCGTAAGGATTTTGATCTGCTGATCGTGCCGAACGACGGTCATGGCGCGCTTAGAACGACAGGCGATGTGTCCTACGGCCTGCGCCGCCAGTACGATTTCTTCATCCGCCACCTTCAGGGCGAGGTCACCCCGGACTGGAATGCCTTGCCGCAAACTGCCGCTAAACCGGCGATGGGAAAATAG
- a CDS encoding monovalent cation:proton antiporter-2 (CPA2) family protein, with protein MSEAAHAVDLLPVVALLGAGVIAVPLFKRLGLGSVLGYLAAGILIGPFGLKIISEPATALHVAELGVVMFLFIIGLEMRPARLWALRGEIFGLGVAQVGLCALLLTAIGVATGFPIAASFVAGAGFVLTSTAIVMQLLQERKTINEPAGQKMVSILLLEDLAIVPLLILVTFLAPVVPGHAGGIDWAAIGIGLGCLIGLFVAGRYLLNPMFALLANAQAREVMTAAALLVVLGSAYVMQLGGLSMAMGAFLAGVLLSESHFRHQLEADIEPFRGILLGLFFLAVGMSLDLNIVAANWQMIAFYVAAYMIVKAGAIYAVARLMKSNHGQALERAVFMAQGGEFAFVLYAAATSAGIITDEQNAILTAIVILSMVLTPLTIIGLKYIMPKAIEDTDGLDAPQDNEGHVLIIGFGRVGQVASQMVMAAGYKVSTIDNDVEMIRRAGEYGFKVYYGDGARLDILHAAGAHHAQAILVCVDKPDETLKIVELIKAEFPLIPVLTRAFDRYQALKLVAAGVDYQVRDTFESALVLGAKALETLGEDDEAISEMERTVRERDEMRFEIELTGGLDAGKRIFYGGADYLSRRRKAEAEAGIITETPN; from the coding sequence ATGTCCGAAGCCGCGCACGCTGTTGACCTGTTACCGGTAGTCGCCTTGTTAGGGGCAGGCGTCATCGCCGTGCCGTTGTTTAAACGGCTGGGGCTCGGCTCGGTGCTGGGCTATCTGGCGGCGGGCATACTGATCGGCCCGTTTGGCCTTAAGATCATTTCAGAACCGGCCACGGCCCTGCATGTCGCGGAACTGGGCGTGGTGATGTTCCTGTTCATCATCGGGCTTGAGATGCGGCCCGCCAGATTGTGGGCGCTGAGGGGCGAGATATTTGGATTGGGCGTGGCGCAGGTGGGCCTGTGCGCCCTGCTGCTGACGGCGATCGGCGTCGCCACCGGCTTTCCGATCGCCGCCTCCTTTGTGGCTGGGGCCGGTTTTGTGCTGACCTCGACCGCTATCGTCATGCAGTTGTTGCAGGAGCGCAAAACCATCAATGAACCGGCGGGCCAGAAGATGGTCTCTATCCTGCTGCTCGAAGACCTCGCCATCGTGCCTCTGCTTATTCTGGTGACCTTTCTGGCGCCGGTCGTGCCAGGTCATGCGGGCGGCATAGACTGGGCAGCGATCGGGATAGGGCTTGGCTGCCTGATCGGCCTGTTTGTGGCGGGGCGGTATCTGCTCAATCCCATGTTTGCCCTGCTCGCTAATGCACAGGCGCGTGAAGTTATGACCGCCGCGGCCCTGCTGGTCGTGTTGGGATCAGCTTACGTCATGCAGTTGGGCGGATTGTCTATGGCTATGGGGGCGTTTCTGGCCGGTGTGCTTTTGTCGGAATCGCATTTCCGCCACCAGCTAGAGGCCGATATCGAACCGTTCAGAGGCATTTTGCTAGGGCTGTTTTTTCTAGCGGTCGGCATGTCGCTTGATCTTAATATCGTCGCCGCCAACTGGCAGATGATTGCCTTTTATGTCGCCGCCTACATGATCGTAAAGGCCGGTGCCATCTATGCGGTGGCGCGCCTTATGAAATCCAACCACGGTCAGGCGCTGGAACGCGCGGTCTTCATGGCGCAGGGCGGGGAATTTGCCTTTGTGCTCTATGCGGCGGCGACGTCTGCCGGGATCATTACGGATGAGCAAAACGCCATACTGACCGCTATCGTTATCCTGTCGATGGTGCTGACGCCACTTACCATCATCGGCTTGAAATATATCATGCCCAAGGCCATCGAAGATACCGATGGTCTGGATGCCCCGCAGGACAACGAAGGCCATGTCCTGATTATCGGCTTTGGCCGCGTCGGACAGGTCGCCAGCCAGATGGTCATGGCCGCCGGATATAAGGTTTCAACCATCGATAATGATGTCGAAATGATCCGCAGGGCCGGTGAATATGGCTTCAAGGTCTATTACGGTGACGGAGCCCGTCTCGATATCCTACATGCCGCGGGCGCCCATCATGCCCAGGCCATACTGGTCTGCGTCGATAAGCCTGATGAGACCTTAAAAATTGTCGAGCTTATCAAGGCGGAGTTTCCGCTGATCCCCGTCCTAACCCGTGCCTTTGATCGCTATCAGGCGCTCAAGCTGGTCGCCGCCGGGGTCGATTATCAGGTCCGCGATACCTTTGAATCCGCGCTGGTTCTGGGCGCAAAAGCGCTGGAAACCCTGGGCGAAGATGACGAGGCCATATCTGAAATGGAGCGCACGGTGCGGGAACGCGATGAAATGCGCTTTGAGATTGAACTGACCGGCGGGCTTGATGCCGGTAAGCGCATCTTCTACGGCGGGGCGGACTACCTCAGCCGCCGCCGTAAAGCGGAGGCCGAGGCCGGAATTATAACTGAAACCCCGAATTAA
- a CDS encoding DNA-3-methyladenine glycosylase 2 family protein, which translates to MTREDTYYNASLARDVRFDGVFFMGVTSTGIYCRPICPAKKPKPDNCRFFDSAEAAEKAAFRPCLRCRPELAPGLAPIDDAGRIASLIAHRLEEGTIAGDSGLEDIADQFDLSARQIRRIVQAELGVSPIELIQTRRLLLAKQLLTETRLPVTEIAFASGFSSLRQFNDAFQKHYALTPSALRKTAGSSDSASSADSDSLSLQLSYRPPYDWEGLLAFLKGRVMTGVDLVTDHSYARTIELGGHTGWVRVQNAAHKNALTVDIAPSLLPVLPALLGRLKNLFDLQARPDIIAARLSEDALLKAWVEANPGQRVPGAFDGFEMTMRAILGQQVTVKAATTLSCRFAEAFGAPVTTPIEGLTRLSPRPERIAAATVDDIARLGIISSRAKSMIAIAQKVSSGELSLEAGIKPETVVAQLTTIPGIGPWTAHYIAMRALRWPDAFPKEDIAVLNNLSRDLPKRLTPKQAEAASQNWRPWRAYAVMHIWNRPQFK; encoded by the coding sequence ATGACCCGCGAAGATACCTATTACAACGCCTCACTGGCCCGCGACGTGCGCTTTGACGGCGTGTTCTTCATGGGCGTGACCTCGACCGGCATCTACTGCCGTCCGATATGTCCGGCCAAAAAGCCCAAGCCCGATAATTGCCGCTTTTTTGACAGCGCCGAAGCCGCCGAAAAAGCCGCGTTCCGGCCCTGTCTGCGTTGCCGCCCCGAACTGGCACCGGGTTTGGCCCCCATCGATGACGCCGGACGCATCGCCAGCCTGATTGCCCACCGCCTCGAAGAAGGCACTATCGCGGGCGACAGCGGACTTGAAGACATCGCCGATCAGTTCGACCTGAGCGCCCGTCAAATTCGGCGCATTGTGCAGGCGGAACTGGGGGTGTCCCCAATCGAACTGATCCAGACGCGGCGGCTGCTGCTGGCCAAGCAGTTGCTGACCGAAACACGGTTACCGGTGACCGAGATTGCCTTTGCCAGCGGATTTTCCAGCCTGCGCCAATTCAATGACGCGTTTCAGAAACACTATGCCCTGACCCCTTCGGCCTTGCGCAAAACCGCCGGGTCTTCGGATTCGGCCAGTTCTGCGGATTCAGATAGTCTGTCGCTGCAACTGAGCTACCGCCCGCCCTATGACTGGGAGGGCCTACTGGCCTTTCTGAAGGGCCGTGTCATGACCGGCGTCGACTTAGTGACGGACCATTCTTACGCTCGCACGATTGAGCTGGGCGGCCACACCGGCTGGGTGCGGGTGCAAAATGCTGCGCACAAAAACGCCCTGACCGTTGATATTGCCCCCAGCCTTTTGCCTGTCCTGCCCGCGCTTTTGGGACGGTTAAAAAACCTGTTCGACCTTCAGGCCCGCCCCGATATTATTGCCGCCCGCCTGTCGGAAGACGCCTTACTCAAAGCGTGGGTCGAGGCTAACCCCGGCCAGCGCGTACCCGGTGCTTTCGATGGCTTTGAAATGACGATGCGCGCCATATTGGGCCAGCAAGTTACCGTAAAAGCCGCCACAACATTGTCCTGCCGCTTTGCCGAAGCCTTCGGTGCGCCGGTTACCACCCCTATTGAGGGCCTGACGCGCCTTAGTCCGCGCCCGGAACGGATCGCTGCCGCCACGGTCGATGACATTGCCCGCTTAGGCATTATCAGCAGCCGCGCCAAAAGCATGATTGCGATCGCTCAAAAGGTATCCTCCGGCGAACTCAGTCTGGAGGCTGGCATCAAGCCGGAAACGGTCGTGGCACAGCTCACCACCATCCCCGGCATCGGCCCATGGACGGCCCATTACATCGCCATGCGCGCCTTAAGATGGCCGGACGCCTTCCCCAAGGAGGACATCGCCGTCCTCAACAATCTCAGTCGCGACCTGCCTAAACGCCTGACACCGAAACAGGCGGAAGCGGCCTCGCAAAACTGGCGGCCGTGGCGGGCCTATGCGGTCATGCACATCTGGAATCGCCCCCAATTCAAGTAA
- a CDS encoding methylated-DNA--[protein]-cysteine S-methyltransferase, whose amino-acid sequence MPKSSPPAETIHYATGPSSLGSVLVAQSTAGLCSLMIDDDPKALRDQLALRFPDAELIEDVPGLRSVLAQAIALIDAPDAAYDGPLDLRGTAFQQSVWQALMTVPAGQTLTYSELAQRVGNPKAVRAVAAACGANRIAVVIPCHRIIGRKGSLTGYRWGVKRKQALLQREERGHGHA is encoded by the coding sequence ATGCCCAAAAGTTCACCACCTGCCGAAACCATCCATTATGCCACAGGCCCGTCCAGTCTGGGGTCGGTGCTGGTTGCCCAAAGCACAGCCGGTCTGTGCAGCCTGATGATCGATGACGATCCGAAAGCCTTGCGGGATCAGTTGGCCCTCAGATTTCCCGATGCGGAACTGATCGAAGACGTACCTGGGCTTAGATCCGTTCTGGCACAAGCCATCGCCCTGATCGATGCGCCCGATGCGGCTTATGACGGGCCACTCGATCTGCGCGGCACGGCGTTTCAGCAAAGCGTGTGGCAGGCCCTGATGACGGTGCCTGCGGGCCAGACCCTGACCTATTCCGAATTGGCGCAGCGTGTCGGCAACCCCAAGGCCGTGCGCGCGGTCGCCGCCGCCTGTGGTGCCAATCGCATCGCCGTCGTCATCCCCTGCCACCGCATCATTGGCCGCAAAGGATCGCTTACCGGTTATCGCTGGGGGGTTAAGCGTAAACAAGCCCTGCTGCAACGTGAGGAGAGAGGTCATGGACACGCTTGA
- a CDS encoding 2OG-Fe(II) oxygenase has translation MDTLDLSIMRDNPRLADTPRLMRELDAQGWGLLPGLISAEDCADLKNLWAADPAFRSHIHMARHGFGKGEYKYFTYPLPPLISNLRHELYEMLAPLANRWNAYMDIATRYPLRLDEFLARCHDAGQGRPTPLLLRYHDGDYNCLHQDLYGEHVFPLQVVVLLSEPDEDFTGGELVLTEQRPRMQSRTEVVPLHRGDGAVIAVHHRPVRGTRGPYRVTMRHGVSPIRSGERFAAGIIFHDAA, from the coding sequence ATGGACACGCTTGATCTTTCCATAATGCGCGACAATCCGCGTCTGGCCGATACACCGCGTCTGATGCGGGAACTGGACGCGCAGGGCTGGGGCCTGCTGCCGGGCCTGATCAGTGCCGAAGATTGCGCTGATCTCAAAAACCTGTGGGCGGCCGATCCGGCGTTTCGCAGCCACATCCATATGGCACGCCACGGCTTCGGCAAGGGCGAGTATAAATACTTCACCTATCCCCTGCCGCCGCTGATCTCGAACCTGCGTCATGAGCTTTATGAAATGCTGGCCCCCCTCGCTAATCGCTGGAATGCCTATATGGATATCGCCACGCGCTATCCTTTGCGTCTTGATGAGTTTCTGGCGCGCTGCCATGACGCAGGGCAGGGGCGGCCAACCCCGTTGCTGCTGCGCTATCATGACGGTGATTATAACTGCCTGCATCAGGATCTGTACGGAGAGCATGTCTTTCCGTTGCAGGTGGTTGTGTTGCTGTCGGAGCCGGATGAGGATTTCACCGGCGGGGAGCTGGTGCTGACCGAACAGAGGCCGCGCATGCAGTCGCGGACTGAGGTTGTGCCACTGCATCGGGGCGACGGCGCGGTTATCGCCGTACATCACCGGCCGGTCAGGGGGACGCGCGGCCCTTACCGCGTCACCATGCGCCACGGCGTCAGCCCGATCCGGTCGGGGGAGCGCTTTGCCGCCGGTATCATTTTCCACGATGCGGCCTGA
- the alkB gene encoding DNA oxidative demethylase AlkB: MADTLDLFGQSGPQALSDGAVLMRGFALAQADALIAGIDTAAAQAPFRRLMTPGGKPMSAAMTNCGAAGWVSDRRGYRYEACDPQTGRPWPEMSHGFRDLAGGAAQAAGFEGFNPDACMINLYEPGARMSLHQDRDETDLSQPIVSVSLGLEAVFLWGGVARADPTQKIILRHGDVVVFGGASRLRFHGIAPLKPGRCPGIGARRYNLTFRRAI, encoded by the coding sequence ATGGCGGATACTCTGGATTTATTTGGGCAGAGTGGCCCGCAAGCCCTAAGCGACGGCGCGGTGCTGATGCGCGGATTTGCTCTGGCGCAGGCCGATGCCCTGATCGCCGGCATTGACACCGCGGCCGCACAGGCTCCGTTTCGCCGCCTGATGACACCGGGGGGCAAGCCGATGTCGGCCGCCATGACCAATTGCGGGGCTGCGGGCTGGGTGTCTGACCGGCGCGGATATCGCTATGAGGCCTGCGATCCGCAGACCGGCAGGCCGTGGCCTGAGATGTCGCACGGGTTTCGTGATCTGGCGGGAGGGGCGGCGCAGGCGGCGGGGTTTGAGGGGTTCAATCCGGACGCCTGCATGATCAATCTCTATGAACCGGGGGCGCGTATGTCGCTGCATCAGGACCGCGATGAAACCGATCTCAGCCAGCCGATCGTTTCGGTATCTCTGGGCCTTGAGGCAGTATTTTTGTGGGGCGGTGTGGCGCGGGCTGATCCGACACAAAAGATCATCTTGCGGCATGGCGATGTGGTGGTGTTCGGTGGGGCGTCTCGGCTCAGGTTTCATGGCATCGCCCCGCTGAAACCCGGTCGCTGTCCGGGCATCGGCGCGCGACGGTACAACCTGACCTTTCGGCGGGCTATTTAA